The window TATAGTCAGCCAACCTACCGCATAAAAAAAAGTTAGGGAATCCTTGTAAATTAGCTAAGTATTTGTTATACATAACAGTGTTCACATCAGTTAAAATAGGGTAGTATGGCTCTAAGTCATCACCATCTTTTACCTGTAATGGGTACTCGTAGGCTACCGTAGTAACACCCTGTATATTTTGCACAGGTAATTTTTTATACTCGGTTATACGGGTATACCCTTCGGCACTAGGGTAAGCAACTACGGGAGCAATCTGAAAACTATCAACTTGTTTAGTTTGATAATCAAACCGGAGCGAGCGGTAGGGCAGCTGTCCATAACTATATTGTAATAGCTCGTCTATAGCACCAGTATACACTACTGGAATATGAATCTGTTGGTTATTAAATAAAATTTTTTTGCTTTCAGTGTTAATTTGCAAATAACTTAAGGCATCTGTATTAAGCCTTACTTCAATATTTTTGTGATTTAATAATCCAGTAAAAAATTGTGTAAACCCATTTTTAGGCATAACTTGATAAGTATCATCAAAATAAGCATTGGTATAATCTAATCTAACAGGTACCCGCTTTAGTACGCTGACATCAATTTCTTCAGGAGGAATACCCCACTGCTTGGCTGTATAAGGACGATAGTCTATTTCAAATAATTTTTCGGCATATTGCCTAATTAGCAGGTCATCACATCTCAGTAGCTCAACAATAGTTACACTTTTTTGCTCACCATAACAAATCTTTAAATGCTGCTTCAAGTTTTCGGCTTCTTCTTGATTATAAAGCATATCAATGGTGGTTAGGTTAAACGGCGATGGTGAAACAATATCGTCCATTACTGCAGCACATTGTAAGCGATAATCGACCCAGTCGCCGTACTTGATAATAAAGTCAAAAACCTCTTTATTGTTAGTATGCAATGTGTGTGGTCCATAATGTTGCACTAAAATACCATTATCATCTATCTCATCGTACATATTACCAGCAATATGGTTTCGCCGTTCTAATATCAGCACTTTTTTACCTTGTTCGGCAAGCTTACGGGCTATCACACTACCGCAAAAACCACTCCCAACTATAAGGCAGTCAAAACTTGAAATATCCAAACTCTTAACTTCCTCTTTTACAAAAATCATCAATTTGTTTTAAACAAAAATCAAACATATCTGCCGACTGCAAGGCTTCTTTATACCAATCCACTGTAAACTTTATGGTCTCATCTAAAGTTAAACGTGCCTGCCAGTCAAGCATCACATAAGCTTTGGTAACATCAAGATTTAATAACTGGTTTTCGTGCACAAATACACCGGCTGATTTATCAATGACGACTCCTTCCCCATAATATTTTACCAGTTTGCTGACTACTTCCCACACAGTTTTATTAGAAGCCAGCGGTGGCCCAAAGTTAAACTCAGTAGCATATTTTACTGGCTCCTCTATTAACTTTTGACCAACACGTAAATATCCTACCAATGGTTCAAGTACATGCTCCCACGGCCTAGTGGCATTGGGACTTCGTATTTCTATATCACGTCCTTCTTCGATGGCTTTGATACAATCCGGTACAAGACGATTATCACTCCAGTCGCCACCACCTACGACGTTACCCGCACGCACCTCAGCTACTGCTTTACCGTGTTTAGCATAATCGTTAATATTAAAATACGAACTTCGATACGAAGAAATTACTAATGAAGCAGCTCCTTTAGAAGCTGAATAAGGGTCATATCCGCCCATTCGGTCAGTTTCTTTGTAGCCCCATATCTGCTCAATATTTTCGTAACATTTATCTGAAGTTATCATCACCACTGTTTTAATAAAATCAAACTTTCGACATACTTCCATCACGTTAACCGAGCCTAAAATATTAGTTTCGTAAGTGTATTTAGGGTCGACATAAGCCGTTCTTACCAATGCTTGCGCACCTAAATGAAAAATAATTTCGGGCTTATATTTTTCAACTACCGCTTCTAATGTATCAAAATTACGCAAGTCGCCGCGTTCATCAGCAAATAAATGTTTTTTTAGGTGTGAGGCGTAATAATTGCCTTTGGGTGAATAAGGGTTTAGCGCATAGCCCACTACGTTTGCTCCTAATGAAGTTAGCCAAACCGATAGCCACGAACCCTTAAACCCCGTATGCCCCGTAACTAATACAGTTTTACCCTTGTACACGTTGTTAAAATTTTCCATTCTCTTTCCACCAACTTATAGTTTGTTTTAAACCTTCGTTTAACGTAAACTGGGGTTGCCACCCTAGTGAACGCAGCTTTTCGTTATCGCCACACACAAAAGGGTCATCATAACTTGGAGGAACTACTCCCCATAATACTTTCGATTTTGACCTAGTGAATTCTACAATTCTTTCAACAATAGCTCGTAACCTTACCGCCTCGCCCGAAGAAATATTAACTGCACCCACCATATCACTCTCAAACAAAGTGACAATACCCATCGCCATATCGTAAACATGCAGGTAATCAACTTGCTTTACACAATCAGAGACCCTCACATCTTCATTCTTTAAACACGATAATATTACTGCCGGCACAATACGCTCAGGCTTTTCAAATGGGCCATAAAGATTAAAGATACGAGCTGTTTTAAACGCTATATCGTTTTGAGCTGCATACTGATTCCCCACCACATCTAAAGCCGCTTTCGCTTTCCCGTATATAGAGTGATTAGTAATTGGCGTGGCATTTTCTTTAAAGTAGCCGTAAGAAAAATCGTATTCAGAGACACTACCAGCCATTAAAAAACGTTTGCCGCCGTTCTCTTTAAACCACTTTAACATATCCAACGACAAAGATAACCACTCCATATTGAGATTAGATTTATGTAGCCCTTTGCCCACATACCACGCCAAATGGATACAATCCGTAAACTTATATTCTTCCATAAAAGTTTTAACGGCTTCACGGTTATTAAAATCTAAATCACACTGCACAATTTTTTCGTTATTGGTCTGTAAAGAATTGATACTTGGAGCATATACGGTATACCCTCGTTGCACCATTTCAGCAGTAACATTGCGCCCTATAAAGCCCGTTGCCCCAGTAATAAGAATTTTTTTATCCATTATTTATTCCATACAGCCCAAACTGCCTTACCTTTCGACCACATATTGGTTAAATCATTTTTATCTTTTAAAGTATCCATCGCTTGCCAAAAACCGTCGTGTTTATAGGCGTTAAGTTGACCTTCATTTGCTAACATCTCTAGCGGCCTTCGCTCCAAAATAGTACCCTTGCCATCCTTTAAATAATTAAAAACTTCGCTCTCCATCACAAAAAAACCACCGTTAATCCAACCACTACCTCCCTCGGCCTTTTCTTTAAAAGATAAAATAGTTCCATCATTCTCCATATCCAACACCCCAAAGCGCCCGCTTGGTCGCACCGCTGTAAGTGTAGCGTATTTACCTGCTTTTTCATGATTTTTAACTAATTCGGTAACATCAACATCACTTATACCATCACCATAAGTTATCATAAACCGCTCTTTACCAATATAATCTCTAGCAGCTAATAGCCGCCCACCAGTCATGCTATCCTGCCCAGTGTAAAGCATAGTAACTTTCCAATTTTCAGTTCTATTTTTATGTAACTCCACTACGTTACTTGCCATATCCACCGTAACATCACTATAACGCGAGTAATAATTAATAAAATAATCCTTTATAATATGCGATTTATACCCAGTAAGCACAATAAACTCATTAAAGCCGTAATGCGAGTATATTTTCATAATGTGCCAAAGAATAGGGTGTCCACCAATTTCAACCATTGGTTTAGGCACTAGGTTGGTCTCCTCTGAAAGACGCGTACCCAAACCACCTGCTAAAATAACTACTTTCATAAGTCTACCTTTATAATAAATATTAAAATTTACACTCAACGCTACTCGTTTATTCGTTTTTAATAAAAAAACAATGACGTTAGTGTTACTGTAGCACATAACATGTTTTTTGTCTATACTAAAAATATAGAGTGGCAGTGAATAAAAAATAATGTTATATACGAAATGCTTTAGTTTTCGTTATCTTATTGCTATTTTTTGGTCTTTAAATTTTGCTATTTTTTAAGTTATGGACTAACTCTATTCTTTGTCCATTACCGCAAGTAAATAAATATTTTAGATATTTCTTTATGTGATTTTTATCTATTTTTATTTAGATGCTGTTTAATCAACTCCCATTCCGCTTGCCACAACGGTTTTTTTTTGTTACAATATTAACTATGAAAATTACCATTATCGGTGCCGGCTATGTTGGCTTAGTGGGTGCTGTTTGTTTTGCCGAGCAAGGCCACAATGTACTTGCGGTGGAAATTAATGAGCCAAAACTTAATAAACTTAAAAAAGGTCTAAGCCCTATCTATGAAAAAGATTTAGAGCCACTCTTACAAAAGGCTTTGGCTAGTGGTAAGCTTAGCTTTACTGCCAGCATAAAAGAGGCGGCAAATTTTGCCGAAATTATTATGCTTTGTGTGGGTACACCTCAAAGCGATGATGGGCAAGCCGATCTGCGTTATATTCAGCAGGCGGTAGAAGAAATAGCTCGCTATAGTACCGGTTATAAACTCATTGTCGAAAAATCAACGGTGCCGGTAGGTACGCACAAGCAAATCATCGACTGGATAAAAAACATTAACCAAAATTTACAGACTGATGTGGCTAGTAATCCCGAGTTTTTACGTGAAGGTCTTGCTGTGAAAGATTTTATGCAGCCAGATCGTATTGTATGCGGGGTGGCTAGTGATAAGGCTAAAGCTTTACTTAACGAGCTTTACCAGCCTTTTATTAAGCAAAATGTAGCTATTATCTTTACTAATGTGGCTTCGGCCGAACTTATCAAGCAAGCGGCTAATAGCTTTTTAGCTACTAAAATTAGCTATGCCAACATGTTGGCCGAATTATGCGAAAAAGTTGATGCTAACATTAACGATGTAACACACGGTATTGGTCTAGATGCACGTATTGGTAGTAAATTTTTACAGGCAGGTATTGGTTATGGTGGTAGCTGCTTCCCTAAAGATATTGCCGCTTTTATCCGTACCGGCGAGGAACACGGCCTTAATTTAGGGTTGCTGCGCGAAACGGCCTATATTAATGCCCGCCAGCGTGAGCGTTTTATTAATAAAATTAAAATTAATATTAACCCGCTCTTTAATAAAAAAATTGCTTTGTGGGGACTGGCCTTTAAGCCCGACACCGATGATGTGCGTGCAGCACCGGCTATTTATTTAGTAAAAGAACTGCTGGGTAATCAAGCGCAGGTACGATTGTATGACCCTAAAGCGATGACTAAATTTAAAGAACATTTTAATGAAAGTGCCAACTTAACTTATTTTGATGATATGTACGAAGCTGTAAAGAATGCCGATGGTTTAGTGTTAGTTACCGAATGGCCGCAATTTAGTGAGGCCGATTTTGCTAAAATGAAAGAGCTTATGACCGGCCGTCATATCTTTGATGCGCGTAATGCTTTAAATAGTGCTGTTCTTAAAGAATTAGGCTTTAATTATGTAGGTATGGGTAGGTAAATGGGTTTAAATGCTTATTTACCTCTTACGTTTTCCTTTCAATAAAACCAACCCATACGGCATTATATTTTTAAGTACTTTCTTTAAAGTAAGTCTATTAAGTTTGGCTCTAAAACTATCCGGCGGGTCGATGTGCCAGCCAATTTTAGCTGCGTAGCTAAGGTAAAGCTTTGTAAATTGCGTGTTTATTATTCCGCGCCATGGAGCAAAGCGCCCGCCAAAGTGTACAAGTTTTGGTATGTAATTTTCTTTCATTTCGTTTTCTAGACCAAACGATTTATAAAAGATGTGTGTGTTAAAGTTGGTTATATCGGTAATGTCAAAGCTAAGCATAGGCAGTAAATAGCAAAGAAAGTTATAGTGTAAACTGAAATAAGCTCTGCTAGAAGGACCATCTTGTAAAGCTAAATAATTTAAAGCGTCTTGGTCAGAATTAACAAGTCCCTTCCCATTAAATTCGTGGAGAAATGATAATGCTCTTTGAGTATAATTATGCTGTTGCCAATAATGATTGTTTATTACTAACACACCTGAATTAACATAATTATTTTCTTCATGTAAATTAAAACCCAGTTGATAAAAAAAATTATAAAGCTTTTTGGCGCCAATATTTGCCGGTGGGCGAGTAAAATGAAAAAGGTCTTTCTCGTTAAAGGCTGCATAGGCCTTTTCTTCCAAATTAATGTCGAAAAGTTCACTTAAATCGCCTAGCACTAAAATATCACAATCAAGATAAATTAATTTGGGTACATTGGGTAGTAATTGTGGAATAAGCACTCTAAACATATTTTCTTTGGGTCGTTTATTAACCAACTTAGGAATGCTGTCATAGTTTTCTTGAGTTAAAAAAATAACTTCAATGCCTGCTAAGGCTGTTAAGCTGCTTAGTTTATCGTTAATAAATTTTATATCTTTTTTGGTTAAATTGTAGGTAAGTAAGCAAAATTGGTACTGCGCGCCTTCAGCAGCATTTTGTAAAGCCGAAAACATAGTAACGGTGGCTTGCTTAACAAAAGCGCTATTAAGTGATAAAGCAATAGGAATAATCATAAGTCTTTCCTCGTTTAGTTTTTATTTTGGTTTTTCATTACAATTAAGCCGTAGGGAGTCATATTTTTGATAAACTTTCTAAATGTAAATTGCTTAAGTTTAATTTTAAAGCTTCCCGGCGGGTCGATGTGCCAACCAATTTTAGCGGCATATTCTCTATAAAGCGGCGAAAAGAACGAGGTGCTACCTTTCCATGGTTTATTTTTGCCTACATAGTGCACAATATGCGGTTGATAGTTAGCCGTCATTTCGGCTTCCAAATTTAAGGCTTTATACAAAAAGCGGATACGTGGGTCGGTAATGCGGGTCATATCAAGGTATTGGCTATGAAAATTATACGACCAGCTAATATAAATACGACTGGCAGGGCCGTCTTGTAATGCTAAATAGTTTAAGGCGTCTTGATCGCTGTAAACTAAGCCATTCCCATTAAGTCTGGTTAAAAACTTTAACGCTCTTTTGGTATAATTATGGGCTGCCCAATAATCGTTATTTATAACCAATATACCGCTGTTAATGTAATGATTTTGCTCATTAAATAAATCAAAGCCTTCTTTATAGTATAGGTCAAAAATTCGTTTGACATTGTAATTACTAAAGGGATTTTTAATTAGCTCAAAAGTTTTTTTCTCGCTGCAGGCGGCATAAGCTTTGCCTTCAATGGAAGTGTTGTAAAGTTCTGTTAAATCTTTAAGTACTAAAATATCGCTATCAAGGTAAATTAACTTAGGAATATGAGGTAAAAGCTGCGGTAAAAATACTCTAAACATATTCTCTTTAGAAATCTTATTAACCAAGACCGGAATATCGG of the Spirochaetaceae bacterium genome contains:
- the glf gene encoding UDP-galactopyranose mutase, which gives rise to MDISSFDCLIVGSGFCGSVIARKLAEQGKKVLILERRNHIAGNMYDEIDDNGILVQHYGPHTLHTNNKEVFDFIIKYGDWVDYRLQCAAVMDDIVSPSPFNLTTIDMLYNQEEAENLKQHLKICYGEQKSVTIVELLRCDDLLIRQYAEKLFEIDYRPYTAKQWGIPPEEIDVSVLKRVPVRLDYTNAYFDDTYQVMPKNGFTQFFTGLLNHKNIEVRLNTDALSYLQINTESKKILFNNQQIHIPVVYTGAIDELLQYSYGQLPYRSLRFDYQTKQVDSFQIAPVVAYPSAEGYTRITEYKKLPVQNIQGVTTVAYEYPLQVKDGDDLEPYYPILTDVNTVMYNKYLANLQGFPNFFLCGRLADYKYYNMDNAIMRAFEVFNNIVKR
- the rfbG gene encoding CDP-glucose 4,6-dehydratase, which gives rise to MENFNNVYKGKTVLVTGHTGFKGSWLSVWLTSLGANVVGYALNPYSPKGNYYASHLKKHLFADERGDLRNFDTLEAVVEKYKPEIIFHLGAQALVRTAYVDPKYTYETNILGSVNVMEVCRKFDFIKTVVMITSDKCYENIEQIWGYKETDRMGGYDPYSASKGAASLVISSYRSSYFNINDYAKHGKAVAEVRAGNVVGGGDWSDNRLVPDCIKAIEEGRDIEIRSPNATRPWEHVLEPLVGYLRVGQKLIEEPVKYATEFNFGPPLASNKTVWEVVSKLVKYYGEGVVIDKSAGVFVHENQLLNLDVTKAYVMLDWQARLTLDETIKFTVDWYKEALQSADMFDFCLKQIDDFCKRGS
- a CDS encoding NAD(P)-dependent oxidoreductase, producing the protein MVQRGYTVYAPSINSLQTNNEKIVQCDLDFNNREAVKTFMEEYKFTDCIHLAWYVGKGLHKSNLNMEWLSLSLDMLKWFKENGGKRFLMAGSVSEYDFSYGYFKENATPITNHSIYGKAKAALDVVGNQYAAQNDIAFKTARIFNLYGPFEKPERIVPAVILSCLKNEDVRVSDCVKQVDYLHVYDMAMGIVTLFESDMVGAVNISSGEAVRLRAIVERIVEFTRSKSKVLWGVVPPSYDDPFVCGDNEKLRSLGWQPQFTLNEGLKQTISWWKENGKF
- the rfbF gene encoding glucose-1-phosphate cytidylyltransferase, which translates into the protein MKVVILAGGLGTRLSEETNLVPKPMVEIGGHPILWHIMKIYSHYGFNEFIVLTGYKSHIIKDYFINYYSRYSDVTVDMASNVVELHKNRTENWKVTMLYTGQDSMTGGRLLAARDYIGKERFMITYGDGISDVDVTELVKNHEKAGKYATLTAVRPSGRFGVLDMENDGTILSFKEKAEGGSGWINGGFFVMESEVFNYLKDGKGTILERRPLEMLANEGQLNAYKHDGFWQAMDTLKDKNDLTNMWSKGKAVWAVWNK
- a CDS encoding UDP-glucose/GDP-mannose dehydrogenase family protein; this translates as MKITIIGAGYVGLVGAVCFAEQGHNVLAVEINEPKLNKLKKGLSPIYEKDLEPLLQKALASGKLSFTASIKEAANFAEIIMLCVGTPQSDDGQADLRYIQQAVEEIARYSTGYKLIVEKSTVPVGTHKQIIDWIKNINQNLQTDVASNPEFLREGLAVKDFMQPDRIVCGVASDKAKALLNELYQPFIKQNVAIIFTNVASAELIKQAANSFLATKISYANMLAELCEKVDANINDVTHGIGLDARIGSKFLQAGIGYGGSCFPKDIAAFIRTGEEHGLNLGLLRETAYINARQRERFINKIKININPLFNKKIALWGLAFKPDTDDVRAAPAIYLVKELLGNQAQVRLYDPKAMTKFKEHFNESANLTYFDDMYEAVKNADGLVLVTEWPQFSEADFAKMKELMTGRHIFDARNALNSAVLKELGFNYVGMGR
- a CDS encoding glycosyltransferase family 8 protein, with amino-acid sequence MIIPIALSLNSAFVKQATVTMFSALQNAAEGAQYQFCLLTYNLTKKDIKFINDKLSSLTALAGIEVIFLTQENYDSIPKLVNKRPKENMFRVLIPQLLPNVPKLIYLDCDILVLGDLSELFDINLEEKAYAAFNEKDLFHFTRPPANIGAKKLYNFFYQLGFNLHEENNYVNSGVLVINNHYWQQHNYTQRALSFLHEFNGKGLVNSDQDALNYLALQDGPSSRAYFSLHYNFLCYLLPMLSFDITDITNFNTHIFYKSFGLENEMKENYIPKLVHFGGRFAPWRGIINTQFTKLYLSYAAKIGWHIDPPDSFRAKLNRLTLKKVLKNIMPYGLVLLKGKRKR
- a CDS encoding glycosyltransferase family 8 protein yields the protein MAIPIALSLNSAFTKQSTVVMFSALQNAHRSTQYYFYLLTYDLTDNDKAYISGKISGFEAFAGLEVIYLSQQNYADIPVLVNKISKENMFRVFLPQLLPHIPKLIYLDSDILVLKDLTELYNTSIEGKAYAACSEKKTFELIKNPFSNYNVKRIFDLYYKEGFDLFNEQNHYINSGILVINNDYWAAHNYTKRALKFLTRLNGNGLVYSDQDALNYLALQDGPASRIYISWSYNFHSQYLDMTRITDPRIRFLYKALNLEAEMTANYQPHIVHYVGKNKPWKGSTSFFSPLYREYAAKIGWHIDPPGSFKIKLKQFTFRKFIKNMTPYGLIVMKNQNKN